The Mercenaria mercenaria strain notata chromosome 10, MADL_Memer_1, whole genome shotgun sequence genome contains a region encoding:
- the LOC123561169 gene encoding outer dynein arm-docking complex subunit 4-like isoform X1, translating into MYGDDNGSEGPRGTFEIYRAEADSLYKQGEYRKAIDSYTLALELTPGEKNCLVARSKCHLQLGDMISALNDAEASLEEDKNYHKGIYQKAQALYYQGDFEMALVFYHRGHKLRPELQEFRLGIQKAQEAIDNSVGCKSTLTLFPNITDFEAPAKSLAGSSQSLQCRRSDWSLEKVFPSYKTLSSSTQSTCPPSVSNLISSKAAPDTVKLTTEGDLSYFDQLLDDKKIKRKAMTYGRPAAQQYNKTTTQRVAVGSEKTIKQLLGELYGDRQYLEKLLKETDPKSEMGKTISTLVNEGLSYLDTRSDFWRQQKPMYARRHDRLMQRRKRESSSHKISPNDYIIKELERIDQAQVEGRYQEALKRSQKCLSTVQGFTEDDVPNKVEVIANIHSCIGNAHLEMGAYEKALDSHQTDLNLGETNDMMEAVSRGLDNIGRVHARKGAFAQAIEVWERKVPMSKSPLESTWLYHEIGRCYLELDKYAEAKSNGEQSETAALEAEDQMWQLQALVLTAQAEVKLSELTAAVATFEKASELAKAQGDKSAETAIKKAIDEINSKIVDEGTTAPETTGETEAKDGNENDNRTTEKTEDKVEDKQPDSKESETKEEEKSADKVTPKVSPKVTPRDNKDTTGEKVEDKQETVAESNGDTAQDNTDKKDEDARSDI; encoded by the exons GCCCTCGAGTTGACACCTGGAGAGAAGAACTGTCTTGTTGCCCGGTCAAAATGTCACCTGCAGCTCGGAGATATGATCAGTGCTCTCAATGATGCTGAGGCCTCACTTGAAGAAGATAAAAATTATCACAAG GGAATCTACCAAAAAGCCCAGGCTTTGTATTACCAAGGAGATTTTGAGATGGCACTTGTCTTTTATCACAGAGGCCACAAACTTCGACCAGAGTTACAGGAATTTCGACTCGGCATTCAGAAAGCCCAAGAAGCTATCGACAATAGTGTGGGGTGTAAGTCTACACTAACACTATTCCCAAACATTACTGACTTTGAAGCACCTGCAAAATCTCTTGCAGGCAGTTCTCAGAGTTTGCAATGCAGGAGATCTGATTGGAGTCTGGAAAAAGTCTTTCCTTCCTATAAAACTCTGTCTTCCTCCACTCAATCTACCTGTCCTCCATCTGTCAGTAATCTCATCTCTTCTAAAGCAG CTCCGGACACTGTGAAACTGACTACAGAGGGCGACTTATCCTACTTTGATCAGTTACTGGATGAC aaaaaaataaaacgtaaAGCAATGACATACGGTCGACCAGCGGCACAGCAgtataataaaacaacaacacagCGTGTAGCCGTGGGCAGTGAGAAAACCATCAAACAACTGCTAGGAGAATTGTACGGGGACAGACAATACCTCGAAAAACTACTGAAAGAAACAG ATCCCAAATCCGAAATGGGCAAAACAATATCAACGTTAGTCAATGAAGGTTTGTCATACCTTGATACACGGTCAGACTTCTGGAGACAACAGAAACCAATGTATGCTCGCAGACACGACAGACTGATGCAGAGAAGAAAGCGGGAATCATCATCACATAAAATATCGCCAAATGATTACATAATTAAAGAACTTGAGAGGATTGATCAAG CCCAGGTTGAAGGTCGTTACCAAGAAGCATTGAAGAGATCACAAAAATGTTTGTCAACAGTTCAGGGATTCACAGAGGATGATGTACCTAACAAGGTTGAGGTCATCGCCAACATACACAGCTGTATTGGTAATGCTCACCTGGAGATGGGAGCATACGAGAAAGCCCTAGATAGTCACCAGACTGACCTGAACCTAGGAGAAACAAA tgATATGATGGAGGCTGTATCAAGAGGCCTTGACAATATTGGTCGTGTTCATGCCAGAAAGGGAGCATTTGCTCAGGCCATTGAAGT ATGGGAACGTAAAGTACCAATGAGTAAGTCACCGCTTGAGAGTACCTGGCTCTACCATGAGATTGGTCGTTGTTATCTTGAGCTGGACAAGTATGCCGAGGCCAAGAGTAATGGAGAACAGTCAGAGACTGCTGCATTAGAAGCCGAGGACCAGATGTGGCAACTTCAGGCTCTCGTACTCACAGCCCAGGCTGAAG tgaAACTAAGTGAATTAACAGCAGCTGTAGCTACATTTGAAAAAGCATCAGAACTTGCAAAAGCACAAG GTGATAAGTCAGCAGAAACAGCCATTAAGAAAGCGATTGATGAAATAAACAGCAAAATTGTTGACGAGGGTACAACAGCACCGGAAACAACTGGAGAAACCGAGGCTAAAGATGGAAATGAGAATGACAACAGAACCACTGAAAAGACAGAGGACAAAGTTGAGGATAAACAACCAGATAGTAAAGAATCTGAAACCAAAGAAG aagaaaaatcTGCAGATAAAGTTACACCTAAAGTTTCACCAAAAGTTACACCGCGAGACAACAAGGATACAACTGGTGAAAAAGTTGAAGACAAACAAGAAACTGTAGCAGAAAGTAATGGAGATACTGCTCAAGACAACACAGACAAGAAAGATGAAGATGCTAGATCAGATATTTGA
- the LOC123561169 gene encoding outer dynein arm-docking complex subunit 4-like isoform X2, translating to MYGDDNGSEGPRGTFEIYRAEADSLYKQGEYRKAIDSYTLALELTPGEKNCLVARSKCHLQLGDMISALNDAEASLEEDKNYHKGIYQKAQALYYQGDFEMALVFYHRGHKLRPELQEFRLGIQKAQEAIDNSVGSPDTVKLTTEGDLSYFDQLLDDKKIKRKAMTYGRPAAQQYNKTTTQRVAVGSEKTIKQLLGELYGDRQYLEKLLKETDPKSEMGKTISTLVNEGLSYLDTRSDFWRQQKPMYARRHDRLMQRRKRESSSHKISPNDYIIKELERIDQAQVEGRYQEALKRSQKCLSTVQGFTEDDVPNKVEVIANIHSCIGNAHLEMGAYEKALDSHQTDLNLGETNDMMEAVSRGLDNIGRVHARKGAFAQAIEVWERKVPMSKSPLESTWLYHEIGRCYLELDKYAEAKSNGEQSETAALEAEDQMWQLQALVLTAQAEVKLSELTAAVATFEKASELAKAQGDKSAETAIKKAIDEINSKIVDEGTTAPETTGETEAKDGNENDNRTTEKTEDKVEDKQPDSKESETKEEEKSADKVTPKVSPKVTPRDNKDTTGEKVEDKQETVAESNGDTAQDNTDKKDEDARSDI from the exons GCCCTCGAGTTGACACCTGGAGAGAAGAACTGTCTTGTTGCCCGGTCAAAATGTCACCTGCAGCTCGGAGATATGATCAGTGCTCTCAATGATGCTGAGGCCTCACTTGAAGAAGATAAAAATTATCACAAG GGAATCTACCAAAAAGCCCAGGCTTTGTATTACCAAGGAGATTTTGAGATGGCACTTGTCTTTTATCACAGAGGCCACAAACTTCGACCAGAGTTACAGGAATTTCGACTCGGCATTCAGAAAGCCCAAGAAGCTATCGACAATAGTGTGGGGT CTCCGGACACTGTGAAACTGACTACAGAGGGCGACTTATCCTACTTTGATCAGTTACTGGATGAC aaaaaaataaaacgtaaAGCAATGACATACGGTCGACCAGCGGCACAGCAgtataataaaacaacaacacagCGTGTAGCCGTGGGCAGTGAGAAAACCATCAAACAACTGCTAGGAGAATTGTACGGGGACAGACAATACCTCGAAAAACTACTGAAAGAAACAG ATCCCAAATCCGAAATGGGCAAAACAATATCAACGTTAGTCAATGAAGGTTTGTCATACCTTGATACACGGTCAGACTTCTGGAGACAACAGAAACCAATGTATGCTCGCAGACACGACAGACTGATGCAGAGAAGAAAGCGGGAATCATCATCACATAAAATATCGCCAAATGATTACATAATTAAAGAACTTGAGAGGATTGATCAAG CCCAGGTTGAAGGTCGTTACCAAGAAGCATTGAAGAGATCACAAAAATGTTTGTCAACAGTTCAGGGATTCACAGAGGATGATGTACCTAACAAGGTTGAGGTCATCGCCAACATACACAGCTGTATTGGTAATGCTCACCTGGAGATGGGAGCATACGAGAAAGCCCTAGATAGTCACCAGACTGACCTGAACCTAGGAGAAACAAA tgATATGATGGAGGCTGTATCAAGAGGCCTTGACAATATTGGTCGTGTTCATGCCAGAAAGGGAGCATTTGCTCAGGCCATTGAAGT ATGGGAACGTAAAGTACCAATGAGTAAGTCACCGCTTGAGAGTACCTGGCTCTACCATGAGATTGGTCGTTGTTATCTTGAGCTGGACAAGTATGCCGAGGCCAAGAGTAATGGAGAACAGTCAGAGACTGCTGCATTAGAAGCCGAGGACCAGATGTGGCAACTTCAGGCTCTCGTACTCACAGCCCAGGCTGAAG tgaAACTAAGTGAATTAACAGCAGCTGTAGCTACATTTGAAAAAGCATCAGAACTTGCAAAAGCACAAG GTGATAAGTCAGCAGAAACAGCCATTAAGAAAGCGATTGATGAAATAAACAGCAAAATTGTTGACGAGGGTACAACAGCACCGGAAACAACTGGAGAAACCGAGGCTAAAGATGGAAATGAGAATGACAACAGAACCACTGAAAAGACAGAGGACAAAGTTGAGGATAAACAACCAGATAGTAAAGAATCTGAAACCAAAGAAG aagaaaaatcTGCAGATAAAGTTACACCTAAAGTTTCACCAAAAGTTACACCGCGAGACAACAAGGATACAACTGGTGAAAAAGTTGAAGACAAACAAGAAACTGTAGCAGAAAGTAATGGAGATACTGCTCAAGACAACACAGACAAGAAAGATGAAGATGCTAGATCAGATATTTGA